One genomic window of Candidatus Sysuiplasma acidicola includes the following:
- the argF gene encoding ornithine carbamoyltransferase, protein MKKAAKKDFISIIDATRSLPSLLNSAARLKKELKQGKGHLNIRPLKHKQIAMIFEKSSTRTRVSFEVAIHHLGADALYLNPGDLQLGRGETLSDTGRVLSKYVNGIVYRAYDNRMMKELASVSSIPVINALDDVEHPCQALADLLTIKEIFGKLRGLRLTYVGDGNNVCNSLMLASALTGMHFAAATPKGREPPHRLSEYAASIATGTGSRIEIVNDPKAAANKANILYTDVWVSMGQEAQKEEREKLFVPYQLNKQLLGLADRKAIVMHCLPAHRGLEITDDVIDGDQSVVFEQAENRLHTEKAVLLWQIGH, encoded by the coding sequence ATGAAGAAAGCGGCAAAGAAAGATTTCATATCGATTATTGATGCGACAAGATCACTGCCATCACTCCTGAACAGCGCGGCGCGGCTTAAAAAGGAGCTGAAACAAGGGAAAGGGCATCTGAATATCAGACCACTTAAGCATAAACAGATTGCAATGATTTTTGAGAAGTCGTCTACGAGAACCAGGGTTTCATTTGAAGTGGCGATACATCATCTCGGAGCCGATGCACTGTACCTGAATCCCGGCGATCTGCAGCTTGGAAGAGGCGAGACGCTGTCTGATACGGGCAGGGTACTGAGCAAATATGTGAACGGAATAGTTTACAGGGCATACGATAACAGAATGATGAAGGAGCTCGCTTCAGTGTCGTCCATTCCAGTGATAAATGCACTCGATGATGTGGAACACCCATGCCAGGCTCTGGCTGATCTCCTGACCATAAAGGAAATATTCGGCAAACTCAGGGGTCTGAGGCTTACATACGTCGGAGACGGTAACAATGTATGCAATTCACTCATGCTTGCCTCTGCTTTGACTGGAATGCATTTTGCCGCTGCCACACCGAAGGGGCGGGAGCCGCCGCACCGCCTTTCAGAGTATGCAGCATCAATTGCAACAGGCACTGGTTCAAGAATCGAGATCGTCAACGATCCAAAGGCGGCCGCTAACAAGGCCAACATACTTTATACCGATGTGTGGGTATCCATGGGTCAGGAAGCACAAAAGGAGGAAAGGGAGAAGTTATTCGTGCCGTATCAACTCAACAAACAGCTGCTCGGGTTGGCCGACAGAAAGGCAATAGTCATGCACTGTCTTCCTGCCCACCGGGGACTCGAAATAACAGATGATGTGATAGACGGAGACCAGAGCGTTGTGTTTGAACAGGCTGAGAACAGACTCCATACAGAAAAAGCTGTACTACTCTGGCAAATCGGTCATTGA
- a CDS encoding proteasome-activating nucleotidase, whose translation MSESAKIDTEDEIYRRLLLLEERNSQLMEQARRVEGEKRYVQSELERMQRELRRLKNELDRLKAPPLIIGNIRDVLADGRVVVKSSTGPDFVVNLAENVEVSKLEVGARVSLNKQTLAVMGTLPSSLDPIVTGAEVIEKPDASYKDIGGLEKQLIEVREAVEDPLLRPELYKKVGIEPPKGVLLVGPPGTGKTLIAKAVARNTNAAFIRLVGSELVQKYIGEGARLVRELFELAKQKAPSIVFIDELDSVGAKRLDAATSGDREVQRTLMQLLAELDGFNPLGNVKIIAASNRPDILDDALLRPGRFDRIIKVPPPNAEARAEIFRIHANKMNIDGAIDFDELALKADGATGADIHAMCTEAGMFAIRDNRDTVLPADFEKSILKVLGEEENKQVSGEVGPMFA comes from the coding sequence TTGTCTGAAAGCGCAAAGATCGATACTGAAGATGAGATTTACCGGAGACTTCTCCTTCTTGAGGAGAGAAACAGTCAGCTGATGGAACAGGCGAGACGCGTCGAAGGCGAAAAACGGTACGTCCAGAGCGAACTAGAAAGGATGCAGAGAGAGCTCAGGCGTCTGAAGAACGAACTCGACAGACTCAAGGCCCCGCCACTGATCATCGGCAATATCCGCGATGTGCTTGCGGACGGCAGGGTCGTGGTCAAGAGTTCGACGGGACCGGATTTCGTGGTGAACCTTGCAGAAAATGTCGAGGTTTCCAAGCTTGAAGTTGGTGCCAGGGTTTCATTGAATAAACAGACGCTGGCGGTTATGGGGACGCTGCCTTCGTCACTGGATCCGATTGTGACGGGTGCTGAAGTCATTGAGAAGCCTGATGCCAGTTACAAGGATATCGGCGGACTGGAAAAGCAGCTTATTGAAGTCAGAGAAGCTGTAGAAGATCCTCTTCTCCGTCCGGAACTATATAAAAAGGTGGGCATAGAGCCGCCCAAAGGAGTCCTCCTCGTTGGCCCTCCTGGGACCGGAAAAACACTCATCGCAAAAGCAGTCGCGCGAAATACTAATGCCGCTTTCATAAGACTTGTAGGGTCTGAACTTGTGCAGAAATACATTGGCGAAGGCGCGAGACTCGTCCGCGAATTGTTTGAACTTGCGAAACAGAAGGCGCCGAGTATTGTATTCATAGACGAACTCGACTCCGTCGGTGCGAAGAGACTCGATGCTGCGACGTCAGGCGACAGGGAGGTTCAGAGAACGCTTATGCAGCTTCTCGCAGAGCTCGACGGTTTTAATCCTCTCGGAAATGTAAAGATTATCGCGGCATCAAACCGACCGGACATCCTGGATGACGCACTTCTGAGACCTGGCAGGTTTGACAGGATCATAAAGGTCCCTCCACCAAATGCAGAGGCAAGAGCGGAGATATTCAGAATACACGCAAACAAAATGAACATAGATGGTGCAATCGATTTTGACGAGCTTGCTCTGAAGGCCGATGGCGCCACTGGTGCCGACATTCATGCGATGTGCACAGAAGCAGGTATGTTCGCGATAAGGGACAACAGGGATACCGTTTTACCTGCAGACTTTGAAAAGAGCATTTTGAAGGTGCTCGGTGAGGAAGAGAACAAGCAGGTGTCCGGTGAAGTGGGACCAATGTTCGCCTGA
- a CDS encoding DNA topoisomerase I: MKNLVISEKNSVALRLAIVLSDGKFKRERASNMPVYRFSAKGDEFTIIGLRGHIVELDYPPELNDWRNTDPRKLIYATPYKRVLYSKMVSTVIEEAAKADWIVVATDFDREGELIGIEAIDLVAEGVSRNNGRDDGSALKLKVRRARFSSLGRGDVIKAFEELHDIDIKLAKSAECRQLVDLAWGATLTRMISMAANQVGKNFLSVGRVQSPTLALIVRREMEIEKFVPKPFFDMLASCFSGMNFQASHESNPFWDREKARLILSGLSSEKTGTVEEFVSERKEEYGPVPFSTTLFIVDATRLGYSGSEAMEIAERLYSGGLISYPRTDNTVYPRSLYLKGILEKLADTEFAPDARKLLEQERIVPTRGRVETTDHPPIYPVEGASRKHLSKLEWGIYELVARRFMATVAPRSVVQNIHAKIRIGKETFLADGKKLIEEGWRHYYPYYRFYESDLPELEVGKKIDVRELTLREDKTKPPARYSQGNLIREMEKLALGTKSTRHEIIQKLYDRKYVQGDIIKPTPIGTSVSIALEKRAPEICESKMTARLEEDMDRIAEGKITLDEVVSESRQMLSTVVEEIDANSKEIGEMIKGAILEQKRLGKCKSCEGDLRIIERGVSRFAGCSNYPECTVTFPLPSGYLIKPAESECSVCGLPMIKLITKGNRPVDVCLDPGCESNRMTGRIGKCPKCGRELHVIRSQRGKRFIGCTGYPECNTTYPLPQSGTVTPTGESCPSCGAPVIEMAYRGRGKWRNCANMNCPSKSKKEK, encoded by the coding sequence ATGAAGAACCTGGTCATAAGCGAAAAGAATAGCGTAGCCCTGCGTCTTGCCATTGTGCTGTCTGACGGAAAATTCAAGCGCGAGAGAGCGTCCAACATGCCTGTTTACCGTTTTTCTGCGAAGGGAGATGAATTCACAATAATCGGACTCCGCGGGCATATCGTGGAGCTTGACTATCCTCCAGAGCTCAATGACTGGCGTAACACCGATCCGAGGAAGCTGATATATGCTACTCCATACAAGAGAGTGCTTTACAGCAAGATGGTCAGCACGGTCATCGAGGAAGCGGCAAAAGCCGACTGGATTGTTGTAGCGACTGATTTTGATAGAGAGGGTGAGCTCATAGGTATTGAGGCAATAGATCTGGTTGCTGAGGGCGTGTCTAGGAACAATGGGCGGGATGACGGCTCTGCATTAAAGCTGAAAGTGCGCAGGGCAAGATTCAGCAGCCTTGGGAGGGGCGATGTGATCAAGGCGTTCGAAGAACTTCACGATATTGACATCAAGCTGGCGAAGTCGGCCGAATGCAGGCAGTTGGTAGACCTCGCATGGGGCGCCACGCTGACAAGAATGATTTCCATGGCAGCAAACCAGGTAGGCAAGAACTTTCTATCGGTGGGCAGGGTGCAGAGTCCCACGCTGGCACTGATTGTCCGGAGGGAGATGGAAATTGAAAAATTTGTGCCAAAACCATTCTTTGATATGCTTGCTTCCTGCTTCAGCGGAATGAACTTTCAAGCCTCCCACGAGTCCAACCCTTTCTGGGACAGGGAAAAGGCAAGATTAATTCTGTCAGGTCTCTCATCAGAAAAAACTGGCACCGTTGAGGAGTTCGTCTCCGAAAGGAAGGAGGAGTATGGTCCAGTTCCTTTCTCAACAACCCTTTTTATCGTCGACGCTACGAGGCTGGGGTATTCCGGTTCCGAGGCCATGGAAATAGCAGAAAGACTCTATTCTGGCGGGCTGATTTCATATCCCAGGACAGACAATACTGTCTATCCGCGATCTCTGTATCTGAAAGGCATTCTGGAAAAGCTGGCCGACACTGAATTTGCGCCTGATGCAAGAAAACTTCTGGAACAGGAAAGGATTGTTCCAACGAGGGGAAGAGTGGAAACGACCGATCATCCGCCTATTTACCCGGTTGAGGGTGCGTCACGAAAGCACCTTTCGAAGCTTGAATGGGGCATCTATGAGCTTGTTGCAAGGCGGTTCATGGCAACAGTGGCCCCCAGGTCTGTTGTACAGAATATTCATGCAAAAATCAGAATAGGCAAAGAGACGTTTCTCGCAGACGGAAAGAAGCTTATTGAAGAAGGATGGCGCCATTATTATCCGTATTACAGATTCTACGAGTCTGATTTGCCCGAACTTGAAGTTGGCAAGAAGATCGATGTCAGGGAATTAACTCTCCGCGAAGACAAAACTAAACCTCCTGCCAGATACTCGCAGGGCAACCTGATCAGGGAAATGGAGAAACTCGCGCTTGGAACAAAGAGTACCAGGCATGAGATTATTCAGAAACTCTATGACCGTAAATATGTGCAGGGAGATATCATTAAACCTACGCCGATCGGAACTTCAGTCTCTATTGCGCTTGAAAAGAGGGCACCTGAAATTTGCGAGAGCAAAATGACGGCGCGCCTTGAGGAGGATATGGACAGAATCGCCGAAGGAAAGATAACTCTTGACGAAGTGGTCTCAGAGTCGAGGCAAATGCTCAGTACTGTCGTCGAGGAGATAGATGCCAATAGCAAGGAAATAGGAGAAATGATAAAGGGTGCGATACTCGAACAGAAGAGACTGGGTAAGTGCAAATCGTGTGAAGGGGATCTGAGGATTATCGAAAGGGGTGTGAGCCGTTTTGCCGGTTGTTCCAACTATCCAGAATGCACCGTGACATTCCCCCTTCCTTCAGGCTATCTTATAAAACCTGCGGAGAGTGAGTGTAGCGTGTGCGGCCTTCCAATGATCAAGCTTATCACGAAGGGCAACAGGCCTGTAGATGTATGCCTCGACCCCGGATGCGAATCAAACCGGATGACTGGCCGCATAGGGAAGTGCCCCAAGTGCGGCAGGGAGCTTCACGTGATAAGGTCGCAGAGAGGAAAAAGATTCATCGGCTGCACGGGCTACCCTGAGTGTAACACGACTTACCCACTCCCTCAATCCGGCACAGTAACACCGACCGGCGAATCGTGCCCTTCGTGCGGTGCACCCGTAATTGAAATGGCTTACAGAGGGCGTGGAAAGTGGAGGAACTGCGC
- a CDS encoding winged helix-turn-helix domain-containing protein gives MTDEYAVKILVGTMRKPRTAIDLSELFGIPIAACYRKIRLLEDMGLISCIERKLTREGKRISVYQSQLKNAYMSFEDGKMRVRFELANGVVQDSGDQSLVSTIVM, from the coding sequence ATGACGGATGAGTACGCCGTAAAAATACTCGTTGGAACAATGCGGAAACCGCGAACAGCAATAGACCTTTCGGAACTTTTCGGAATACCTATTGCAGCCTGCTACAGAAAGATAAGGCTTCTAGAAGATATGGGCCTCATTTCCTGTATCGAGAGAAAACTGACAAGGGAAGGAAAGAGAATAAGCGTTTACCAGTCACAGTTGAAGAACGCCTATATGTCTTTCGAAGACGGAAAGATGAGAGTGAGATTCGAGCTTGCAAATGGCGTTGTTCAGGACTCGGGCGATCAGTCTCTTGTTTCAACAATAGTCATGTGA